The following nucleotide sequence is from Desulfovibrio desulfuricans.
TTTTGCGATGGCATCGTCCCAATACGCCAAGAACGACTTGAAATCTGCTGCACCATTGCTTGTGGCTTCGACCAGGCTGACATCAAATCCCTCCGGCATGGCCACTGCGCCCTCGCTGCGTAGAGACATTGCGGCCTCCAGCGCGGTGCGCTTGCGGCGCTCGGTCTCTGCCTCGGAGCTGTCCGGCTGGTAGATGGCCTTGGTGGTGGGCACGCCAAAGCGATCAAGAAACGCGGCCCAAAACCGTGCGCCGTTGCGCTTGAGGTAGACCGGCCACCAGAGCGCGTGCCCCAGGCCAGTGCCGTAGGGGCTGTCGTCATCCTCCGCGCCCCAGGTCACGCACCAAAATTTGCGGGGCGGCATGGGGCGGTACTCCGCCTGGACAATCAGTTTGAGCAGGCCGTCCTTGGCATAGCCAAAGCGCGAGGATTTCCGCACTTTGATATTTGCCAACGTGATACGCCCGGCATCACGGCCCCAAAGGCACTCGGCAACGCCATAGCCGTATAGGATACTGCCGTGCATTTTGCGGCAGGCCAAATCAAACTGGATCGCCGCGAGCTGCTCACGCAAAAAATCCGCTGCCGCCACATCGCGGGCATCATCGCCGCCGGGCACAACCTCGTACTCCGCCGCCACCAGTTTGTCCTGGCGCTGCTGCATGAGCGCCGCGACCTGGTCATCGCGTCGGAGCTTGCTGTACTCTTTGACGTTGCCGCCCAGGCTGCTGAGTACGGCGTCCGGGTTGGGCAGTATCTCGGCCACATACGAGGCGAGATCCAGCGAGCCGTCGGAATGCACGGCCAAATCTGCCCTTGTAGGGGCCGCGTTGGGATTTATGAGGATGTTGGCCATCAGTAACTCCTGTAGGGCATGTAGCTGTGATCTGGGTCGACAAATCGCGTGGAGGCGGCTTCGGCGGCGGGGATCAGTCCGGTGCTGGCGGGCGTGGCGTAGTCCGGATTGATATATTCCGGGTGCTGGGATGCGGCCCAACAGAGCATGTGCGCAATGGCCGAGTCTCCGTGGCGCTTTTTGCGCGTTTTCTTTCCCTCGCCCTTGCCCGCCTGCTGATCCTCACGGACAATTTGCGGCACCCCGCGTACAAGGCGTATGGCCCGGTGGTCATTGTAGACGTCCACATCGCGCGGCATTATCAGGGTGTCTTTTTCAAACTCGGCCTTAAATTTGGGAGTTATCTCCTGATACCACTGCGCTGTAATCATACGCTTGACGACGCACGGCCAGCGTTTTGCGACGACTTCCGCAAGGTAGCCGCCGTTGCCCGTGGCATCCATCTCGCCGCCCTTGAAGCGCGGCAGGCGGGCCAAGACATAAAAAACTATAAGTTTTTGGACTTCATAGGGAATATTGCGCATTTCCAGCAGCAATGCGCACGGAAAAGATAAGTCCTGTCGCCGCTGGGATACCCAGAGTGATGAGAGGTCGCCCGTGCGCGCAAAGTCCTGGCCGATATAGGTATCATATGTGGGCAGGGCCTCCAGCACCGGGAGCAGATGTGCCTTGCACCATTCCAGGGCCTCGGCCTTTTGCAGGTGGTCAGCCAGCTCGGCCCAGGCGTCCTCGCGCTCAAAACGCAGCACCGGGGCATCGCCACGCTGCGCCCGCTCGATCAGGGCAGCTTGCACATACGCGCCCGCGCCGTGGCGTGGGATGACGTTAAGTTCTTCATCTGCGGCATCGCCATAAAAGGCGATAATCTTGTCGCGCCACTTTTTCTCGGCTTCTGGCGTCCATTGCTTGTGCTGCACAAGGCATATGCGTTTGTACAGACCACCTGCGAGGGCATCGTCAAACGTAATTTTGAGGAGTGCGTAGGGCATCTGCCCCTTGCGGATTTCCTCGCAGAGCAGGTTAAACGGGTTGAGGTCGCCGTCGTGCGTGGAGATGACGACCACCTTGCCGCCCCACATGAGGAGGGCCAGCGCGGCCTTGAGGACTTCGCCCAGAGCATCGTGGAAAGCGGCCTCATCAATAATGACCATGCCCTGACGCCCGCGCAGGGAACGGGGCCGAGAGGTCAGAGCCATAATCTCAAAGCCGCTGGCAAACACGATGCGGAATGCAAGTATATCGTCAGAGCTGCCGTCCGCCTTGGTATCCCGGAACAGGGCTTCGCCGACCTCGGACGCCGCCAGCCCGTATGATTTGGCCCACATGGCGCAGACGTCGATAAACTCGCGGGCCATGTCCAGGCTGTAGCCGATGTAGAGCACATCCATGCCGCCAGCGGCGCGAGACGCGCTGGCGTAGAGGGTTGCACTGGAGCCGACGCCCCAGGTAAGCCCGATGCGGCGGGACTTCTCAATGACCACGACCTCGTTAGCATCGATTGCCGCCACGGCGGCCTGCTGATGCGGCAGGAGGACGGCGGGCAAACTGTCGTCGCTCTCCGTCAAAAAGTCCGGCAGGGATTGCCTGGACTTGGTGCGGAGCTTGTCCCAACCGAGCTTGCTGACGGCATCAGCCATTGCTGACCCCCAGAATCCTGCTCTTGATGGCGTTGATGGTGGCAGCGGACAAGCCTGCCTCGCGGGCGCTGCTCTCCACTACCTGCACGGTCTCCAGCTTGATTTGCTCCCGCAGCTTGACGTCGTAATCCTGCGTGGCGCGGGCGGCCTGGGCGCGCTCCTTGATGGCACGGGACAGGGCGCGCAGATCATCGACCTCCATCTCTGTGTCGGGGTTGTCGATACGGCGCACCATGTAATCCGTGGTGAGGGTGGTCAGCATCTGTATGAGGGCCGCGCCGCCCTTGCCGGTGGCAGCGTCAGCGCCCATGCGGTCCATGAGCACCTCCGCCATCTGGCGGCTCTCACGCATGCGCGCCGCCACCTTGTCCACCTGTTGCTTATAGCGGCCCAGACCAGAACGGGAGACATCCGCGCCCAGGGCGTTGAGGTGGGCGGTGATCTCCTCCAGGGGCACACCTGCGTCGAGCATGCTGTGGAGCTGCTCCCGCAATTCGGGCGGCAGGCGGCGTATTTTGCTCGTGCGGGTCATGGCGGCTACCTCGGCAGAGGACGGTCAACGCCCGGATGGATTGCCAGGCCCCGCGCTACATCCAGCCCGCGCGCGGTGATGCGGAGCACCGTGACGGGCAGGTCCTCAACACGGTCAATTGTGGCAAGTTCTTGCTCGTCCAGCCATGCGGCATCAGCCTCGACAACATCGCGCGGCACACCGTGACCAATCTGGGCCAGAGCCGACTGCAATACACTGGTGTTGTGGCTGTAATCCGCGTCCTCGGCCAAAAAACGGAGGATGGCCAGGCGGCGGTTTTTGGTAATGACATTTGCGGTGGCGCTCATTATCCCTTTCCCTCCAGGCGGTCTCGGTACAACAATTCGGATTGATTCTCGACGCGGTGCATAATGTCGCGTAAGCCGCGCAAAGCCTCGTTTGTGCGGGTCAGCTCGCCTTGTATGCTGACCAATTTGACGTCCAAAACATGGATTGCATCTTTGCCGGGCATAGCATTGATTTTGTCTGTCAGGGCATTAACGGCAATATCATGCTCCGCCAGATGATCCCTGGTAGCGGCTTTGTGCGACTCCTCGGCGGCGAGATGGGCCGTAAAATCTTCCCTGGTCACAAATTTTTTGCACAGGGTCCAGCCAGCCCACAGCAACAGACCGTTAGTAACCAGGGCCAACAGCCATCCCCACGTGCGCACAAACTCATGCTCAATCACGGCTGGCTCCTTTGGCCTGCCTGTCGTAGCAGTCCAGTGCATCACGCAGCCCGGCGATATAGCGCCGCATGAGAGTGTCGCGATTGACCAGGGCGGCGAGCTGCTCCGGCGCGTCCATGATCAACGCGCCGCGTATCTGCGGCAGGGCTGGGGCCTCTGGGCGGGCGCAGTGCTGTACTGTGACAACCACGGGGGCCGGGGTTGGCGATACCGTACCCGCGCAGGCACTACAAAGGGCGATTGAGCATATCAGCAATACGCTGGCGAGTCGCATCGTCCACTCCTTTCCGGGCCTGATCAGGCGTAAGGGTTTCCATTTTTGCGGCACCAAGGATGATCGCCAGATCGGCGGCATCGGCGTGTGCCTGCTCCTCTCGTTTAATGCATGCCGCTGCAAGGTCGGCCTGAGCCTCGGACGATACGGCGCGGACTTTGGCGGTGGCCTGCCAGCGTGCTGCATCCTCCTGGGCGTCTGCCAACTGCCCCTTGATGAGGTCTATATCCTTTGCCTGTTTGGCAATGCTGTTCTGGGCGCTATTGAGCCGCCAGGTCTGTACCCCCGCGCCAATAAGACACAGGAGAACCAGCCCTCCTGCGATGACCAGTATAATTTTGATGCCGTTGGTCATAATGTGCCTCCTGCGGCAATTGTGGCCAGTGCCGGGCGATAGCGATGCCGCTTCTCGGCCATAATGTTGCGGACATAGGCGCGTGTGATCGAAAATGCAGATGCGCCTGCGTACTCTTTGCCCAGACTGTTGCGACTTTTGCGGCTGTGGGTTTCA
It contains:
- a CDS encoding phage portal protein family protein; translation: MANILINPNAAPTRADLAVHSDGSLDLASYVAEILPNPDAVLSSLGGNVKEYSKLRRDDQVAALMQQRQDKLVAAEYEVVPGGDDARDVAAADFLREQLAAIQFDLACRKMHGSILYGYGVAECLWGRDAGRITLANIKVRKSSRFGYAKDGLLKLIVQAEYRPMPPRKFWCVTWGAEDDDSPYGTGLGHALWWPVYLKRNGARFWAAFLDRFGVPTTKAIYQPDSSEAETERRKRTALEAAMSLRSEGAVAMPEGFDVSLVEATSNGAADFKSFLAYWDDAIAKIILSQTGTSRIGQYSGTAEVHSGVSTSVVKADADLLCQSFNCGPAVWLTDWNFPGAKPPKVWRKVEDNAKIKAESERDKDIAALGLELTDEEITRRYGNGWQRKRAESGPAFAEYGQQTATVATPTPYSQTLSAQAQTLSDGAHTSMIDSIRAELDAAVARGDDLASFAERMLTLNKLHGVDELAALLSGALITAELAGRAGEE
- a CDS encoding phage protein Gp27 family protein translates to MTRTSKIRRLPPELREQLHSMLDAGVPLEEITAHLNALGADVSRSGLGRYKQQVDKVAARMRESRQMAEVLMDRMGADAATGKGGAALIQMLTTLTTDYMVRRIDNPDTEMEVDDLRALSRAIKERAQAARATQDYDVKLREQIKLETVQVVESSAREAGLSAATINAIKSRILGVSNG
- a CDS encoding VpaChn25_0724 family phage protein, coding for MSATANVITKNRRLAILRFLAEDADYSHNTSVLQSALAQIGHGVPRDVVEADAAWLDEQELATIDRVEDLPVTVLRITARGLDVARGLAIHPGVDRPLPR
- a CDS encoding DUF2730 domain-containing protein; the encoded protein is MIEHEFVRTWGWLLALVTNGLLLWAGWTLCKKFVTREDFTAHLAAEESHKAATRDHLAEHDIAVNALTDKINAMPGKDAIHVLDVKLVSIQGELTRTNEALRGLRDIMHRVENQSELLYRDRLEGKG